The region CACAACCCGACCACTTTCTCTCAGCGTTTAATATTGCCCTGGATGGGTTTCCATTGTGGTTGCTTGAAAgaccggtgcgtctcatacaggcgctaaagggtgccttgtgcatctGCATCACAACATGGCAAGACGCACTTACTTTTTTCTGGGCAGTATTCATTTACTGGAAAGGTGTCAAATGTCAGGATGAATTCCAGCGTCCTGTTGAGATTCTCTGCGACTCTGCTCAAATTCCTCGTCTCTTGCTCTAAGAGGCTCTTCTCCACGATCAGCTTGTCTTTTTCTGCTGTGATGTAGTCGTGGTTTGCTCGCTGTTCGTTCAATTCCATGTCCACTGTggtgagaaagagaaggagacagcacatcagtcagtcaatcaaatCTTGGATGCAGGTAGTGTTATCAGAGAAGCCTTATTTGCCAAATcagatcattaaaaaaaatagatcaaaccaaccaatcaaaacagaaataaaaaaacatcaaatggcAGCAGGGACAATTCAGAGAGAGCTGACCTCACCTTACGCAAAAAAAATCCCAGACTGACTCAAGCCGTTATAATTATTCATTGAAAGTTATTCAAAGCGTTGACATCAAACTCACAGTAGATGATGGAACCGATGCCCGCCaccaggaggacacagagtaTCCCCACACCAACGCACGCCAACACACGATAGCGAGAGCATCCAGCTGCTTCACCATCTGCTTGTCATGAGAAAGCTCATTCATTATCAACGTGACTTATTCTTTATGACCAATATACATTCTGACATACTACTATCATCACTTCCATAATCACACAGGACAggatattaatataattattgaCGTTTTTTAGGAGCTTTTAGGAGtaaatttggcaaaatgttATGTACCAGAACCCCCCAACATTCAAGTTTGATGTTGTCAAAAAGGCTCAAACAGGTCAAAAAGAGCAGATTTAGCTTTAATTGCTTTTATTTGAGAAATCTTTTAAAACTATaattcttcatcatcatcatcatcatcatcatcatcaagtgTCAATTTGAACTTAGTAAAGCATATTGTATGGTTTATAATGTTGTATAGCTAAActgatgagataaaaaaaataacacagtcAGCATATTTTATAACTTACTCGGTACAGTACTAGCAGCTTCTTCAGGTTTGACTTCAGCGTAGTAAATTGTCGAGTCCCCTTTTTTCTCTGGACGACAGTAATAACAATatgaagaaataataaaaacacaactgaaTTAATAGTGATTATTCTTCACAATGTCACAATGAAACATCTTTATGTGTTATTGATGTGAAGTATGTCCTGTTGAAACGGGAAGTAACATAACATGGTGATCATTTTTGTAAGTGTCCATAAGTTTTTTGGACGGGAAGCTCAGAAGGGTCAAATATgagttgtttttaatgtgtgcagGTGCTGCTTGAGTTAACAGTTTCTCTCCATTGATCTGATGCACTTAAGACTGATAATGTGGTGATGCAGAGATCACAAGTTCAAATGCATTTACTTAACTTTTGATGATTTCTGGTTCTCTTCACACAGTTCTCTTTACTTTTCACACAACCATcaccagtgatggaagaagtatcagatcttttactgaagtaaaagtatcaataccatggtgtagaaatactctgttaaaagtaaaagtcctgccttcaaaattgtacttaagtaaaagtacaaaagtatcagcatgaaaataaactttaagtaccaaaagttaaagtactcattatgccgAATggaccatttcagaataatgtttattatagtACTGGATTCTAAATCATATCTTTACCTAGAATAATACATAATGATTCACATATATACAATACttaataattgttgattatatttgtttgtactaATAATCTGAAATGTAAGTTTTAGCTAAAGTTATcaaaaaaatgtagtggagtaaaaagtatgtGGAAATTCCAAGTAatatacctcaaaattgtgcttaaaggtgctaaattcaataaTCCAAGCAGAGGGATTGCCTCAGTAGCCGTGTAGTAAGGGTGATGCAAGCCTTGTctgagtttatttcacaacaataactgGCTCGTTTGTACATTATtccttacatttctttacatagcaaatagttgtttgctgctatattaatgctttggATATCAAACAGAGAACCTCTGTAGTAGGATTGTGTGACTCTAAGGTGGGAAATGGAGGAATCCATGAATATAAACAATCTCTCTTCCTCTTGAAagtaagatattttttttgcatggctatactgtagatttaaaatTCCACATCTCAGGTTGCATAAAACTTTTGTATCCAAGATGCCTGAGCCAACGCATTCGTcatatactgacactttgtaAGACCcttcggcgtcacttttcagtcgtagtaaacacatgcttaatgttgtgaggaaaacaaaaacacttgcttaggttcaggcaataaaaccactatagttaggtttaggataaaaCAACACGGTTGTGGTTTGGCTTTGAAATACTACagttgtacagtgaaaatgacactgaacatgaGTGAACAGGGGACATGAATGAACAGCTGGTTCTAACTTGatgcacgggacatgaacagcggtctcctggaatgaaagccttgtgttttttGGACCCACCACTAAACGCCAAAGGGTGCTACCGCGTTGGTGTCTAACGCCAACGGCCGCGACAAAGCGTAGGTATTTGATGATGTGGAAAAAAGTGGTGGTATGTACTGTTAATGTATATCATGGCAGGGAAATCTTGTAAATGAGTAAAACAACTTATTTGTGTGACCCCCAAGGGTCACCAATGTCATTCTTCCACACAGAACTCCtaaaaaagatattaaataatctaaaacatgcatcattaaaacaagtaaaaaaaaaacaggagtcaCTTACCTTTTGGAgctttaactttaaaaactaCCGTAGTATAATAGATTTCTTCCTCCATCCTTAAGAGTCACAGATGGCCGTACTTGCTTCAGTGCAGAGaatgagtgtctgtgtgtgaccgACCAAAGTTTCTCAGCACTATTGCATGGAGAACAAACGAGAGGTTCCTCTTCCCCTTAACATTTTGTAATCGCATGTTAGCATCTGAGGTTGTATTAAGACACATTTTTACCAACAACCTCAAACAGTGATGCTGGGAAGCACGTCTGCTTCTACAACAACCAAATGTCACTCACTGTTGACGCATTTAAGCATTGTCTAATACTGAACTCAATCTTTTAATTAGTCATGTTTATTTCCGGTGGGTTAACTCCAATTTGGATTTCTTAATTGATGATCAGTCTAACTGTAACACACTATGTCTGGTGAAGGGTCATCATTGTGACAATGTTGTTGTattgtcttcatcatcatcgttgGTAAGATTAGTACTGAATCAGTGTCTGTCACCATGCTATTACAGGATAAGATTGGCGATGTAGTATACTTCTGTTATTTTCAAccaatcccatgaaaagactaaaacctACAATTTGTTGGTCCATATCCGCTGTCTGTAGCAATCAGCCCCAAGCTCATTTAAGAATGAGTCACATAGGGATGTCATGAAACCAGAAATTTAGTCAAtatcaataccagtgaaattccatgattctcaataccaatttgataccatggtcaaaaacaaaacaataaatcccatgcacttcaacatttacatttctttattactgtttgcatacaagtttgtgttaggaagttaaacaggtcataatccCCCTCtactattattttatattgctgtgaaaacatctccttcaaacaactggatttatttagtttagttatttagttagattaatattgtgttttaaacctttattatcttataaataaatgattgtggaatatacatgctggtctgtttaatgttgtacaagagtgaataatgccaacatctgctatgtcaagaactccgatatccttcaacctttactatctattttggttatagttattaatttaattattaatcaacattccaaattgatagtttagcatatataatgagactatattaacattttggttattggtccctgattccagggtggtgccccgtttattattaatgtttattggtaatctttattaatattaataattctattattatttattaattaatttgctaataatcAAACCTGTTACTGCCAAATGTGTGAGGCATAGTATTATTATTGGCATATTGTTCAtaattgtgcaatattaattttcagcataatttttggtcaaaaacaaaaatttcatattccacttctaaacaaaccaaaagtgtttacattctacacCACTAGTCTTCCACAGGAGTAGAAGTCCAGCTGTACTTTTAAACAAGTACATTGTAGTTAAATTTTatcaaggtcccgcccacaTACCCCGTCTGAGCCAATCACGAGGCGAGCACGGCCACAGCctgctagcgtgagccacctaactgctacgttagcatcacGGCAGCTGTTTGGCTAAAAAGACACAACCATAATATCtcaataactacatttatgatcaaattgacacatgttctattataCAGACTcatgacggttatggaaagttaaagttacatctcctctctctcccgaGCCTCTGGCtacgactacttcactcagagcagctctCTGACGTCTCACCGTCCGTTTTATAGCATCaaaaaactcattaaaaccaaacttatcagaaaaatttcagaaaatctgaaaaaacacttgaacatacatcagagtgataactacctaaaatgacagattatctttgggaaaaatttgGCGTGTACTCTGACtgtttagtttggcccatgtcccatccgctaacatgaaGGGTGCGGGATTTATGAatttactgcagccagccaccagggggcgatccagatgttttggcttcactttttgggggctgtcatgtcgtccatctctATATACGGTCTATAGTTGTCAAATAATTATAGCTGGGGCCAATTGATGGCAAGTTGCCTGTGTTGACCACTTCATGTGAAATATGCATTTTAGTGGAAAATTAATATGAAATGTAAAGAATTTGGTGTAGTTTTCTGCATCATGAATAACTCCTTTTGAAAGTGTTTGACAACTGCCATTTTATTGTAATAAGGCAAAACATGAAAGTACACGGATGAAACTACTAGTATTACATGAATTCTGGACTTTACATGCAAATTAAATGATGCAACACATCAAATTAAACTTGATTATTTaagccttttcttttttcatttgttctcAAACTTGTGTGAAACCTCCATGAAAACctccaccaaaaaaaaaggtGACACTGTTAAACATCTACAATACAGTTTGGGGAAAAACACCACACTAcacaaaatgttataaaaatattcataatataACATGTACATAATGTGAAGCTACTGTTTGTAACTGCCCTTCAGTTGAATCAGCTCAGAATCCGACTCTTACCCAGCCTCAGAAAATACCAGATAACTTTCCGTGTTGCAGCTCCACATTTAAAATATGATGTgattctttctgtcttttttttccacgaATAACCGTTTGTCCAATAGCTTACAGCAGATTTGACTCAACTGATAAGTTGAAGTGAAGGCTGGCACGTGTTGTCcaatccaatagaagagctactggagctcaaactgctgaaccTCCACCTCCGCCCTCGGCTGACTTTActtctttcagaggctgtagcagtttccattttaaaactacagtgAATATATTGacagcatatgaaactagaaaaacctgaggaacCCATTGTGACCATGTCATGCAAGCTTGTCTGGAAGAAAGCTAAATgctacaaagttacgctaaattttggcgaggaaaaactggcatggaaatattcaaaaagggtcccttgatatgtgaagatatgtgaatgaaaatgggttctctgggtacccacgagtctccccattacagacacgcccactttatgataatcacatgcagtttggggcaaaaaccgtACAGTTTTTTACATGCAGTATAATGAAGATGGATGACTTTGTATAGCTATATTGGcagtaagggggtttctgagcagtttccagaacagaagtgatCGCCATATaatcgcagaaaaatgcaattcttgcagaaatctaaaaatgtcaaaagtttttgataccaaatcacagcgtggctttttctatggtgttcctcaaggtcttggtgtcttaatgagggattttttatcactttttatcaattcttgaatggttaaaaaaaaaggttaaatttagcaccaaatgtgtgtaacaaatggcatcaacccaaaaaattttttttattttttttatttatgactagaacaacttgagctgcatctccaggttctcagctttcagatgatgtacaccacttctctactgttgacctgctatctccccctaaagacccccttgtaagacaaaaatatgataaaatgttcctttattagtcccacagtggggaaatttgcaatgaaAATGGGTCTATGATAAAGAGGAGTGGAGTGGAAACGGTTAAAATATGacgttatttattttgtattgacacattaatgcatcaataattatatgaaataatataatatacattctTCTGAAATGGGCCGTTCTGTATTGAGTACATTTACTGttagtactttaagtatattttgatggtaatgcttttttacttttaattaaataaaattgactcactactttacttgtaacagagtatttctacactgtagtattgctatttttaaaagatctgagtacttcttccccCACTGATGCCTGATTCAATTTCATACAATACCACCATCTTCATGAAACAGAATAAATACCTCCCTTTACTGCCTATAGCTTCAgaaaaaagtaatgaaaataatattttgtatttatacagcacaatTACACACAAGTACAAAAATGATAAGAATAAGCAAAGGTGAAGTAATTgtaataaaggttaaaaaaaatagtaatgatGACAagtgaatgaaaaataatagtaataacaaagaaaggtggaaaaaaaggaacttttTTTACACAACATATTTGTACACACTGGTCGTTATGTAACACCAAAAATTGAGTACACAACATGCAGCAAGCCGGCCACAGGAACCAATCTTTGTTGCATCAGTTTGCAGCTGTAATGTTTGACGTAGACGTTGCATAAGTCCGCTTGCTTAAAGGATGTCGAATTTTGGATCATCGTAAGAAACACTTCACATGTTCCATTGacttatatattaatattaatatttggaTATAATACAGAGCATCTTCCCAGTTAAGGTCACTGATATTTGTTGCAATAATTCAGGGATGATTACACTGATAGATGATTAAATCATCCGTGACAAATGAGTGCTGGGTGGGCTGAGCTCTTTGTATATATTGAGGTGAATCCTGATCTCCAGTGGAAATCAATAGCATTTACAGGTTAATGCTGCTCTTGTGAGACTTAATACTGTAGAAGATGTTGTCTGTTTTGTCATCGTTTCTTTGGTTTACACtagttatctgttcaaaaagacATCTGACACTAAAAAGCAgctaataaaatacattttaaataatgctTATTGTACAGGTAGACAAAATGATGAACACTTGCGTACTAAATCATCTTCAGGCTATTTCAGGAACATTATTAATATGATGATACAGTTTTGCACGCAACATGAAGAGTAACAAAGATAGCGCTTACTAAGTAGACCATATGATAGGGTCATTCTCACAGATGAATTTGTTTTCAAATAGACGATTCGCTGGACCCCAGCTGGCTGTGAGATTCCTCCCAGGGATGAACAGTGCATATGGGCCAGCGCCGTTATTGATCCAGTACCTtcaaacacacaacatgaatATCAGTACCTGTAATAATATTCTACATCTGCAGCCcatgaaaaaataaagagtgttgaataacaaaaaaggtcaaatatgttatttttgatcattttaaggACTTCTTGTGTTGGCTTAGAGCTCGAGATTGaatcaattcagttcaattcactATTCAGatagtgttgtagtcaagaccaccgagaccaagtcatgaccaagaccagaatGTATCGAGATCGAGAAAAGACCAAGAGTCTtaggggttgagaccaagtcaagatgagtacatttattttttaaagaaaaaggcTTTCTTACCCTAGAGTGTCCTTACGTCCATCAACCCAGACCCAGTAGTTGTCTTTGGTTTTCTTTAACCCAATCCAATATCCATGAAAGCTGTCGTGGTAGTACTTTGTGTGACTACTGATGAATTCCTGTAAATTATACAGAGACAGATCATCAAAAACATGCACACTTTCACACGTCCAGACATGGATTCTcatcaaacattaaaaacaccatgtttgaatttattttattttttccattacattttgaaaagttaTAGTTGGAATGCGAAAGTACTTTTTTGTTTCTTGAATACTATGAATTGCCATATGTAATCTCTAATTCTGAACTGAAACACAATTAATAATTGTGGTTTTATGGTGTTAGAGCTCACCTGTTCTTGCAGATTGTCAACGACAACCAGATCTGCTTTTTTCTTCTGGCAAAACCCTCGGCTCTCTTCCCGTGTCTTCCAAGGAGCATTTTCTTCGTAAAACAGGTAGCACTTTTCCTTGAACAGAATCCAGGATTTCGGACACGGCTGACACTCTGCATTCatgaaaaaagaagagaaatggaaaaaGATTAGGATCTGTTATAgagacaaatacaaaaacagccTGGTTtaacagtttgatcggagtttgcttAAGAGactgcttggctctgattggttgtttttgttcggtgctgtgaaatcttgcaaacgCTAGCCTATTAGGAGCaccaggaggagacagaggaacatgaatatttcacaaaacGGAAAAAACAGATGATTAACTTCTCTCCCATATCTGCGTGGCGTTACTATCCATCTGCTGCATTTCCTTGTGTTGAACACTTACGGACATACTCTTATAATTACGGACATAAAACAAACTGTGTGGAATTGGGGTGTTAATCATCCCTATATGTACTGAAACTGTCCAACAGccatcggcttggtgtgtcagggcctttacacTACGTCACCACACAACCCGACCACTTTCTCTCAGCGTTTAATATTGCCCCGGATGGGTTTCCATTGTGGTTGCTTGAAAGACCGCTGCGTCTCATACATGGCAAGACACACTTACTTTTTTCTGGGCAGTATTCATTTACTGGAAAGGTGTCAAATGTCAGGATGATTTCCAGCGTCCTGTTGAGATTCTCTGCGACTATGCTCAAATTCTCTGCGACTATGCTCAAATTCTCTGCGACTATGCTCAAATTCGTCATCTCTCGCTCTAAGAGGCTCTTCTCCATGATCAGCTTGTCTTTTTCTGCTGTGATGTCGTCGTGGTTTGCTCGCTGTTCGTTCAATTCCATGTCCACTGTggtgagaaagagaaggagacagCACATCAGTCCGTCAATCAAATCTTGGATGCAGGTAGTGTTATCAGAGAAGCCTTATTTGCCAAATTGGATCAttcaaaaaaatacatcaaaccAAACgatcaaaacagaaataaaaaaacatcaaatggcAGCAGGGACAATTCAGAGAGAGCTGATCTCACCTTACGCAACAAAAAAATCCCAGACTGACTCAAGCCGTTATAATTATTCATTGAAAGTTATTCAGCACGTTGACATCAAACTCACAGTAGATGATGGAACCGATGCTCGCCaccaggaggacacagagtaTCCCCACACCAACGCACGCCAACACACGAAAGCGAGAGCATCCAGCTGCTTCACCATCTGCTTGTCATGAGAAAGCTCATAGTCAGATTAAGTCATTCATTATCAACGTGACTTATTCTTTATGACCAATATACATTCTGACATACTACTATCATCACTTCTATaatcacacacaacaggattcttcatcatcatcatcatcattaagtGTCAATTTGAACTTAGTAAAGCATATTGTATGGTTTATAATGTTGTATAGTTTATTTtatgagataaaaaaataagacagTCAGTATATTTTATAACTTACTCGGTACAGTAGTAGCAGCTCCTTTAGGTTTGACTTCAGCGTAAATTGTAGAGTCCTCTTTTTTCTCTGGACGACAGTAATAACAATatgaagaaataataaaaacacaactgaaTTAATAGTGATTATTCTTCACAATGTAACAATGAAACATCTTTATGTGTTATTGATGTGAAGTATGTCCTGTTGAAACGGGAAGTAACATAACATGGTGATCATTTATGTCAGTAAGTTTTGTTGGACGGGAAGCTCCGAAGGGGTCAAATATAATgagttgtttttaatgtgtgcagGTGCTGCTTGAGTTAACAGTTTCTCTCCATTGACATGATGCACTTAAGACTGACAATATGGTGATGCAGAGATCACAAGTTCAAATGCATTTACTTAACTTTTGATGTCagatcttttactgaagtaaaagtatcaataccacagtgtagaaatactctgttaaaaataaaagtcctgccttcaaaattgtacttaagtaaaagtacaaaagtatcagcatcaaaatatacttaccAAAAGTTAAAGTACCCATTATGCCGAATggaccatttcagaataatgtttattatagtACTGGATTCTAAATCATATCTTTACCaagaataatacataataattcacatatatacaataattgttgattatatttgtttgtactaATAATCTGAAATGTAAGTTTTagctaaagttatcaaataaatgtagtggagtaaaatgtatGTGGAAATTCCAAGTaatgtacctcaaaattgtacttaaaggtgctaaattcaataaTCCGAGCAGAGGGATTGCCTCAACATGGCGACGCCTGAGCCGACGATtgcatttaaaggtgctaacaAAGGCAACAGGGCTAACAGGTCTAATCTGGGGGGGAATGGGCgtgtgggtgctacgcttcagCGAAGACACTGTGGGCCATGAGCTAGCTAATGGGGCACGCTCAcctgcactaacatgcactaaaaggcatgcgtGGGTGgtccggctatgtaaacaaagcacagagagctCTGATACAACACACatagagggagagcgacttcgttctctgctcaggtagacattactcctctttattacacggctttatTGAATGCtcattctgattggtcactcacagcgttctacggtctgttatttctttataacagaccgctgttatgggcacagttctgatgtcggactctagcggaccatttttgtgtcaaattagtgatttcttaagtaagtagctgtgtagtAAGGGTGATGCAAGCcttgtctgggtttatttcacaacaataactgGCTCGTTTGTACATCCTCCCTTACATaactttacatagcaaatagttgtttgctgctatattaatgttttaGATATCAAACAGAGAACCTTTATGTACAATGGCAGGTGTGAAGTAGGATTGTGTGACTCTAAGGTGGGAAATGGAGGAATCCATGAATATCAAcaatctctcttcctctcttgaacgtaagatattttttttgcatggcTTTACTGTAGATTTAAAATCCCACATCTCAGGTTGCATACAACTTTTGTATCCAAGGTGCCTGAGCCAACGCATTCGTcatatactgacactttgtcagacccctcggcgtcattttacggtcgcagtaaacacatgcttaatgttgtgaggTAAACAAAAGCACTTGcttgggtttaggcaataaaaccactatagttaggtttaggataaaaCAACACGGTTGTGGTTGGGCTTAGAACTACTACagctgtacagtgaaaatgacactgaacgtgaGTGAACAGGGGACATGGATGAACAGCTGATTCGGACTTGATGCCCGGGACATGAACTGTGGTCTCCTggaatgaaagccttgtgtttgctGGACCCACCACTAAACGCTAAAGGGTGTCACCGCGTCGGTGTCTAACGCCAACGGCCGCGACAAAGCGTAGGTATTTGATGGACAACAGCATGTGatgcattttgttgtttgtatgAAGAGATTAATGCATGACACCTTCTGGAAGATACATTAGctgtgttggtgtttgtgtCGTCTATCTGAGAACTGGGCCTTTTGTTATATCGCTGCATCAAAacaatgaagaaaaactgtcattacTGGACATTgtgatgtggaaaaaaagtggtTGTATGTGCTGTTAATGTATATCATGGCAgggaaatcttgcaaatgagtaaaaacaacttatttttGTGACCCCCAAGGGTCACCAATGTGATTCTTCCACACAGAACCCCTAAAAAAGATTTTAACTAGTCTAAAACATGCATCATTAAAACaagccaaaaacaaaaaagcaggaGTCACTTACCTTCTGGAGCTTTATCTTTGAAAACCACCGTAGAATAATTGATTTCTTCCTCCATCCTTAAGAGTCACAGATGGCCGTACTTGCTTCAGTGCAGAGaatgagtgtctgtgtgtgaccgACCAAAGTTTCTCAGCACTATTGCATGGAGAACAAACGAGAGGTTCCTCTTCCCCTTAACATTTTGTAAATTGCATGTTAACATCTGAGGTTGTATTACGACACATTTTTACCAACTACCTCAAACAGTGATGCTGGGAAGCACGTCCGCTTCTGCAACAACCAAATGTCACTCATTGTTGACACATTTAAGCATTGCCTAATACTGAACTCAACcttttcatcatgtttatttctggtgGGTTTACTCGCATTTGGATTTCTTAATTGATGATCGGTCTAACTGTAACACACTATGTCTGGTGAAGGGTCATGGTTGTGACAACGTTGTTGTattgtcttcatcatcatcgttgGTAAGATT is a window of Sebastes umbrosus isolate fSebUmb1 chromosome 11, fSebUmb1.pri, whole genome shotgun sequence DNA encoding:
- the LOC119497348 gene encoding C-type lectin domain family 12 member B-like, encoding MEEEINYSTVVFKDKAPEEKKEDSTIYAEVKPKGAATTVPNGEAAGCSRFRVLACVGVGILCVLLVASIGSIIYLDMELNEQRANHDDITAEKDKLIMEKSLLEREMTNLSIVAENLSIVAENLSIVAENLNRTLEIILTFDTFPVNEYCPEKKCQPCPKSWILFKEKCYLFYEENAPWKTREESRGFCQKKKADLVVVDNLQEQEFISSHTKYYHDSFHGYWIGLKKTKDNYWVWVDGRKDTLGYWINNGAGPYALFIPGRNLTASWGPANRLFENKFICENDPIIWST
- the LOC119497350 gene encoding C-type lectin domain family 12 member A-like, with protein sequence MEEEIYYTTVVFKVKAPKEKKGDSTIYYAEVKPEEAASTVPNGEAAGCSRYRVLACVGVGILCVLLVAGIGSIIYLDMELNEQRANHDYITAEKDKLIVEKSLLEQETRNLSRVAENLNRTLEFILTFDTFPVNEYCPEKKCQPCPKEWILFKEKCYLFNEENAPWKTREESRKFCQTKKADLVVVDNLQEQEFISNHTKYYYDSFHGYWIGLEKTKDKYWVWVDGRKDTLGYWINNGAGPYALFIPGRNLTASWAPVYHTFLNKFICENDPLIWSI